From the genome of Haloterrigena sp. KLK7, one region includes:
- a CDS encoding RNA methyltransferase, translated as MTPEPSATEQSSDRTPPAVAVVDAQFPGNVGTIARAMKNFGFEDLLLVDPPELDPDGEAYGFAGHAREDVLPNATEISFDRLVAEYHTIGCTAVTNEDDRSHVRFPFSTPADLAERLPTVEAPTALVFGRERVGLTNEELARIDEICSIPASAEYPVLNLGQAATITLYELRSLTLADDETQLPDVERVRAPEPTVDRLYDQWAALLTEINHPEEKRDKTMRMLRRVFGRADLTEREANTLLGILRRATERPAEN; from the coding sequence ATGACTCCCGAGCCGTCCGCGACCGAGCAGTCGTCCGATCGCACGCCGCCGGCGGTCGCCGTCGTCGACGCCCAGTTCCCGGGCAACGTCGGCACCATCGCTCGAGCGATGAAGAACTTCGGATTCGAGGACCTCCTGCTGGTCGATCCGCCCGAACTCGATCCCGACGGCGAGGCCTACGGGTTCGCGGGCCACGCCCGCGAAGACGTCCTGCCGAACGCGACGGAGATCTCGTTCGACCGGCTCGTCGCGGAGTATCACACGATCGGCTGCACGGCGGTCACCAACGAGGACGACCGCAGCCACGTCCGCTTTCCGTTCTCGACGCCCGCCGACCTCGCGGAGCGGCTCCCGACCGTCGAGGCGCCGACGGCGCTCGTCTTCGGCCGCGAACGCGTCGGGCTGACCAACGAGGAACTCGCCCGCATCGACGAGATCTGTTCGATCCCGGCCAGCGCCGAGTACCCGGTGCTCAACCTCGGTCAGGCCGCGACGATCACGCTCTACGAACTGCGCTCGCTGACCCTCGCCGACGACGAGACCCAGCTTCCGGACGTCGAGCGGGTCCGGGCCCCCGAACCGACCGTCGATCGGCTCTACGACCAGTGGGCGGCGCTCCTCACCGAGATCAACCATCCCGAGGAGAAACGCGACAAGACGATGCGCATGCTTCGGCGCGTGTTCGGGCGCGCGGACCTGACCGAACGCGAGGCGAACACGCTGCTCGGCATCCTCCGTCGGGCGACCGAACGACCGGCCGAGAACTGA